One Streptomyces sp. V4I8 genomic window carries:
- a CDS encoding cytochrome P450 produces MAAPSALAFDPWDPAFLADPYPAYAELRARGRVHYFEPTNQWLVPHHADVSALLRDRRLGRTYQHRFSHEDFGRTAPPAEHEPFHVLNDHGMLDLEPPDHTRIRRLVSKAFTPRTVERLKPYVRELAGELVSGLVEAGGGDLLTDVAEPLPVAVIAEMLGIPESDRAQLRPWSADICGMYELNPSEDTATKAVRASVEFSEYLLELIAARRKEPGDDLISGLIAAYDEGDRLTEQEMISTAVLLLNAGHEATVNATVNGWWALFRNPGQLAALRAEHSLIPAAIEELMRYDTPLQLFERWVLDDIEIDGTTIPRGAEIAMLFGSANHDPEVFQNPGHLDLTRKDNPHISFSAGIHYCIGAPLARIELAASMTALLQQAPTLRLAAEPERKPNFVIRGLEGLRVELG; encoded by the coding sequence ATGGCAGCTCCCTCCGCCCTCGCTTTCGACCCGTGGGACCCGGCGTTCCTGGCCGACCCGTACCCCGCCTACGCCGAACTGCGGGCCCGGGGCCGTGTGCACTACTTCGAGCCCACGAACCAGTGGCTGGTCCCGCACCACGCCGACGTCTCGGCGCTGCTGCGCGACCGTCGGCTGGGCCGGACGTACCAGCACCGTTTCTCGCACGAGGACTTCGGGCGGACGGCGCCCCCGGCGGAGCACGAGCCGTTCCATGTCCTCAACGACCACGGGATGCTCGACCTGGAGCCGCCGGACCACACCAGGATCCGGAGGCTGGTGTCGAAGGCGTTCACGCCGCGCACGGTGGAGCGGCTGAAGCCGTATGTGCGGGAACTGGCGGGCGAGCTGGTGTCCGGCCTGGTCGAGGCGGGCGGCGGTGACCTGCTGACGGACGTCGCGGAGCCGTTGCCGGTCGCGGTGATCGCCGAGATGCTGGGCATCCCCGAGTCGGACCGGGCGCAGCTGCGACCCTGGTCGGCGGACATCTGCGGGATGTACGAGCTGAACCCGTCGGAGGACACGGCGACGAAGGCGGTCCGCGCGTCGGTGGAGTTCTCGGAGTACCTGCTGGAGCTGATCGCGGCCCGCCGAAAGGAACCGGGCGACGACCTGATCTCCGGCCTGATCGCGGCGTACGACGAGGGTGACCGCCTGACCGAGCAGGAGATGATCTCGACGGCCGTCCTCCTGCTGAACGCCGGCCACGAGGCCACGGTGAACGCCACGGTCAACGGCTGGTGGGCCCTGTTCCGCAACCCCGGCCAGCTGGCCGCCCTGCGCGCCGAGCACTCCCTGATCCCGGCGGCGATCGAGGAGCTGATGCGCTACGACACCCCGCTCCAGCTCTTCGAACGCTGGGTCCTCGACGACATCGAGATCGACGGCACGACGATCCCGCGCGGCGCGGAGATCGCCATGCTCTTCGGCTCCGCCAACCATGACCCGGAGGTGTTCCAGAACCCCGGCCACCTGGACCTGACCCGCAAGGACAACCCCCACATCTCCTTCAGCGCCGGCATCCACTACTGCATCGGCGCCCCACTGGCCCGCATCGAACTGGCGGCCTCCATGACGGCCCTGCTGCAACAGGCCCCGACCCTGCGGTTGGCGGCGGAGCCGGAGCGCAAGCCGAACTTCGTGATCCGGGGGCTGGAGGGCCTGAGGGTAGAGCTGGGGTAG
- a CDS encoding ATP-binding cassette domain-containing protein: protein MTKAITVSGLHKSFGRTHALDGLDLDVETGEVHGFLGPNGAGKSTTIRVLLGLLRADSGGAQVLGRDPWTDAVDVHRRIAYVPGDVTLWRNLSGGEVIDLYGRLRGGLDTQRRAELIERFELDPTKKGRTYSKGNRQKVALVAAFASDVDLLILDEPTSGLDPLMEEVFQRCVEEERDRGRTILLSSHILSEVEELCDRVSIIRRGRTVESGSLADLRHLTRTSVTAELAGPPDGLSHLPGVHDLVIQSIEGGQGRRVRLQVDTDRLDAVLRSLSESGVRSLTSTPPTLEELFLRHYQADVSEVAAR, encoded by the coding sequence ATGACGAAGGCAATCACGGTCTCCGGACTGCACAAGTCGTTCGGCAGGACACACGCGCTCGACGGCCTCGACCTGGACGTCGAGACCGGCGAGGTCCACGGTTTCCTCGGCCCCAACGGCGCCGGAAAGTCCACCACCATCCGCGTCCTGCTCGGCCTGCTGCGCGCCGACTCGGGCGGCGCGCAGGTCCTCGGACGCGACCCCTGGACGGACGCGGTGGACGTGCACCGCCGTATCGCCTATGTGCCGGGGGACGTGACGCTGTGGCGGAACCTGTCCGGTGGCGAGGTCATCGACCTGTACGGCCGCCTGCGCGGGGGCCTCGACACACAGCGCCGCGCCGAGCTGATCGAGCGCTTCGAACTGGACCCCACCAAGAAGGGCCGCACGTACTCCAAGGGCAACCGCCAGAAGGTCGCCCTCGTCGCCGCGTTCGCCTCCGACGTCGACCTGCTGATCCTCGACGAACCGACCTCCGGCCTGGACCCGCTGATGGAGGAGGTCTTCCAGCGCTGCGTCGAGGAGGAGCGCGACCGGGGCCGCACGATCCTCCTTTCCTCCCACATCCTCAGCGAGGTCGAGGAGCTCTGCGACCGGGTCAGCATCATCCGCAGGGGCCGCACGGTCGAGAGCGGTTCGCTCGCCGACCTGCGCCACCTCACCCGGACGAGCGTCACGGCCGAACTCGCGGGCCCGCCCGACGGGTTGTCGCACCTTCCTGGGGTCCACGACCTCGTCATTCAGTCAATCGAGGGGGGTCAGGGCCGCCGCGTCCGTCTCCAGGTCGACACCGACAGACTCGACGCCGTACTGCGCTCGCTCAGCGAGTCCGGCGTACGGTCACTGACCTCGACGCCGCCGACCCTGGAGGAGCTGTTCCTGCGGCACTACCAGGCCGACGTGAGCGAGGTGGCTGCCCGATGA
- a CDS encoding ABC transporter permease, with protein sequence MTATAFEVRPKGSRQLAGTATLLRFALRRDRVMIPVWVAVNALMILSMPNTLENLYATPAERADLVRNTAANASFRALIGPVFDDSIGALTAWRVGVYAGALAAVLSMLLVVRHTRDEEESGRQELVASGMVGRRASLTAALLTAAVANAVLALLVTVGLAGQGTSGALALGLGIAGVGMVFATLAAIVAQFTESARLARGLTAGLVGAAFVLRAAGDSASDDGSSALTWVSPLGWLENLRAFAGERWWVLLLFVAAALVQGVVAYELAGRRDVGMSFLPARPGPALGRLGTAGALAWRLQRGSVLGWSIGFFLTGVVYGGLTDGVADLVGDNDDAREIFERMGGQSGITDAFLASMVGMLGLIAALYVVASVLRLHGEETSMRAEPILANAVGRLRWAAGHLVIAFAGAALIMLLAGLGFAVGYGQEVGPILGACLVQLPAVWVVGGLAVLLHGVAPRAAMGAWGVAGAVLLIGWVGPALDAPRVVLDLSPFGHLPKLPGGGMEWGPVLVLLGVAAVLTVGGLVGLRRRDVTT encoded by the coding sequence ATGACTGCCACGGCCTTCGAGGTACGCCCGAAAGGCTCACGCCAACTGGCGGGCACCGCGACCCTGTTGCGCTTCGCCCTGCGCCGCGACCGGGTGATGATCCCGGTCTGGGTGGCGGTGAACGCGCTGATGATCCTCTCCATGCCGAACACCCTGGAGAACCTCTACGCCACCCCCGCCGAACGCGCCGACCTGGTCCGGAACACGGCGGCCAACGCCTCCTTCCGCGCCCTGATCGGCCCGGTCTTCGACGACTCGATCGGCGCCCTGACGGCCTGGCGGGTCGGCGTGTACGCGGGCGCGCTCGCGGCCGTGCTGAGCATGCTCCTCGTCGTACGGCACACCCGGGACGAGGAGGAGAGCGGGCGCCAGGAGCTGGTGGCGTCCGGGATGGTCGGCCGCAGGGCCTCCCTGACGGCGGCACTGCTGACGGCGGCGGTCGCGAATGCCGTACTGGCGCTGCTGGTCACCGTCGGCCTCGCGGGCCAAGGCACCTCCGGGGCACTGGCCCTCGGGCTCGGCATCGCCGGCGTCGGCATGGTCTTCGCCACGCTGGCGGCGATCGTCGCCCAGTTCACGGAGAGCGCCCGGCTGGCGCGGGGGCTGACGGCGGGGCTGGTGGGCGCCGCGTTCGTGCTGCGCGCGGCGGGCGATTCGGCGAGCGATGACGGTTCCTCGGCGCTGACCTGGGTGTCGCCGCTCGGGTGGCTGGAGAACCTGCGGGCCTTCGCGGGCGAACGGTGGTGGGTGCTGCTGCTGTTCGTGGCGGCCGCCTTGGTGCAGGGCGTGGTGGCGTACGAACTCGCCGGGCGCCGGGACGTCGGCATGAGCTTCCTGCCCGCCCGTCCGGGCCCGGCGCTCGGCCGCCTCGGCACGGCGGGCGCGCTGGCCTGGCGGCTCCAGCGCGGCAGCGTACTCGGCTGGAGCATCGGCTTCTTCCTCACCGGGGTCGTCTACGGCGGGCTGACCGACGGGGTGGCCGACCTGGTCGGGGACAACGACGACGCCCGGGAGATCTTCGAGCGGATGGGCGGACAGTCCGGGATCACGGACGCGTTCCTGGCGTCGATGGTGGGGATGCTGGGCCTGATCGCCGCCTTGTACGTGGTGGCGTCGGTCCTGCGGCTGCACGGCGAGGAGACCTCCATGCGCGCGGAACCGATCCTCGCGAACGCGGTGGGGCGGCTGCGCTGGGCCGCGGGCCACCTGGTGATCGCCTTCGCCGGTGCCGCCCTGATCATGCTGCTGGCCGGGCTGGGCTTCGCCGTCGGTTACGGCCAGGAGGTGGGCCCGATCCTGGGCGCCTGCCTGGTCCAGCTGCCGGCCGTGTGGGTCGTGGGCGGGCTGGCGGTCCTGCTCCACGGGGTGGCGCCGCGGGCGGCGATGGGGGCGTGGGGGGTGGCGGGGGCGGTGTTGCTGATCGGCTGGGTCGGGCCCGCCCTCGATGCTCCGCGGGTGGTGCTGGACCTGTCCCCGTTCGGGCATCTGCCGAAGTTGCCGGGTGGGGGGATGGAGTGGGGCCCGGTGCTGGTGCTGCTGGGGGTGGCGGCTGTGCTGACGGTCGGGGGGCTGGTGGGCTTGCGGCGGCGGGATGTGACGACGTGA